One genomic window of Nicotiana sylvestris chromosome 10, ASM39365v2, whole genome shotgun sequence includes the following:
- the LOC104220803 gene encoding probable glutathione S-transferase GSTU6 codes for MTAGNVKLLGVWASPFVNRVEIALKIKSIDPVFIQETLLPKSELLLKSNPVYKKIPVLFHNEKPICESLVILQYIDEAWPDGPSILPSDPYDRAIARFWAAYIDEKWFPMALEFRKAEGKEAKAAVLEKIPEGNLMLEEAFIKISKGKPFFGGDSIGYLDIVLGSLLGWVKAQEIIHEMKILDETKIPSLAKWDERFCSDKVVKDFIPEPEKLAEVYRNNYQEHLVMAASNVKVLGIQASPVVIRVLIALNVKSVAYEFIQEDMSNKSELLLKSNPVHKKIPVLIHGDKPISESLVIVQYIDETWTNGPSILPSNPHDRAIARFWAAYIDEKWFPLMSELGKAQGDEAKEEVKEKLKEALMPLEEAFVKCSKGKAFFGGDNIGYLDIALGCILGWIKTIRLILGVEIFDVAKTPGLVGWADRFLAEKTVKDAILGPEKLFEIARLRLARRDAANAN; via the exons ATGACAGCAGGTAACGTAAAGCTACTAGGAGTATGGGCAAGCCCTTTCGTGAACCGGGTTGAAATAGCCCTCAAAATAAAGTCTATTGATCCTGTGTTTATACAAGAAACTTTGTTACCCAAAAGTGAGCTGCTCCTCAAATCCAACCCCGTTTACAAGAAAATCCCAGTCTTATTCCATAATGAAAAGCCTATCTGTGAGTCCCTTGTCATCCTTCAGTACATCGATGAAGCTTGGCCGGATGGTCCATCCATTCTTCCTTCTGATCCCTATGATCGTGCTATAGCACGGTTTTGGGCAGCCTATATTGATGAAAAG TGGTTTCCAATGGCGCTGGAGTTTAGGAAAGCGGAAGGAAAGGAAGCGAAGGCAGCAGTGCTGGAGAAAATACCTGAAGGGAATTTGATGCTGGAGGAAGCTTTTATCAAGATCAGCAAAGGTAAACCTTTCTTTGGTGGCGATAGCATCGGTTACCTTGACATCGTTCTTGGAAGTTTACTAGGATGGGTGAAGGCACAAGAGATAATCCATGAAATGAAGATACTAGATGAAACCAAGATACCTAGCTTAGCAAAATGGGATGAGAGATTTTGCTCAGACAAAGTTGTAAAGGATTTCATTCCAGAGCCTGAGAAACTTGCAGAAGTCTATCGGAA TAATTATCAAGAACATTTAGTCATGGCAGCAAGTAATGTTAAGGTTCTAGGTATACAGGCAAGTCCAGTTGTGATTAGAGTTCTAATTGCTCTCAATGTTAAGTCTGTGGCCTATGAGTTTATTCAAGAGGATATGTCCAATAAAAGTGAACTTCTCCTTAAATCCAATCCTGTTCATAAGAAAATCCCAGTCCTCATTCACGGCGACAAGCCTATCTCTGAGTCCCTAGTCATCGTCCAATACATCGACGAGACGTGGACTAATGGCCCCTCCATTCTCCCTTCCAATCCCCATGACCGCGCCATTGCCAGGTTTTGGGCTGCCTACATTGATGAAAAG TGGTTTCCTTTGATGTCGGAGCTCGGAAAAGCACAAGGAGATGAAGCAAAGGAAGAAGTGAAAGAGAAACTAAAAGAAGCACTGATGCCTTTAGAAGAAGCATTTGTTAAGTGTAGCAAAGGGAAAGCTTTCTTTGGTGGAGACAATATTGGTTATTTAGACATTGCTTTGGGTTGCATTTTGGGATGGATAAAGACAATAAGGTTGATTTTAGGAGTGGAAATATTCGATGTAGCGAAGACCCCTGGCTTGGTTGGATGGGCTGATAGGTTCTTGGCAGAGAAAACTGTTAAGGATGCCATTCTGGGACCAGAGAAACTTTTTGAAATCGCCAGGTTACGTCTGGCCAGAAGAGACGCTGCTAACGCAAACTAA